GAAGCTTGTGCTGAAGTATCTACGGTTGAACAAAAACCGAAGATGGAAGGCCGAAGCATGTTCTTAGTTCTTCAACCAAAGAACGAGAAATAATATTAGACGAACAGTTTAGGAGGAATTCGACATGCCAAAAATGAAAACTCACCGTGGAGCTGCGAAACGTTTCAAAAAAACGGGTTCAGGTAAATTAAAATATGACCGTGCTTACGGAAGCCACTTATTCGCAAACAAATCTACGAAACAAAAACGTCACCTACGTAAAGGTAAAGTTGTATCATCTGGTGACTTCAAACGCATCAAATCATTACTTGTTTACATGAAATGATTGACTACACAAAATAAACTAATATTCATTTTTTAATGAAAAGCAGGAGGTAATTCATATGCCACGCGTAAAAGGCGGAACAGTGACGCGCAAACGTCGTAAAAAAGTATTGAAATTAGCTAAAGGTTACTATGGTTCTAAACATACATTATATAAAGTTGCTAACCAAGCAGTAATGAAATCAGGTCAATATGCATACCGTGACCGTCGTCAGAAAAAACGTGATTTCCGTAAATTATGGATCACTCGTATCAACGCAGCTGCTCGCATGAACGGTCTTTCTTACAGCCGTTTAATGCACGGTTTAAAAGTTGCTGGTATCGAAGTTAACCGTAAAATGTTAGCTGACTTAGCTGTAACAGATGCTGCAGCATTCACACAATTAGCAGAAGCTGCTAAAAAAGCAGTAGCGAAATAAAAAAGAGCGACTAAGTCGCTCTTTTTTATTTCTGCCCCGAAAGCGGAAGCGACAGAGGCAAAAGATATTTGGCATTGAAGCGAAGCGACAAGTGCGAATAAATTAGTGTATAGTGAAGACTGGTGGGGTTATTTCATCAGTCTTTTTTACATAGGAGGTTGTTTTAATGGCTCAAGCTTTACTTGCCTATATGGCAATTGTTTCAGTTGTATTGCTTGTTATGATGGGCATGGATAAATCGCGCGCAAAAAAGCATGAGTGGCGCATTGCGGAACGTACGTTGTTTACCTTGGCAATTGCAGGAGGGGCTGTTGGTGGCGTATTAGGTATGTATTTATTCCGTCATAAAACACGCCATAACAGTTTTGCGTTTGGCTTTCCATTGATTGCAGCAATTCAAATTTTTATAATCGTGCAATTATGGAGTAGCTCATTATAAAAAACTTAAATTGTGTAGAATTGTGTGAGTGCCTGGCACATCCTCATGAAGAGGATGTGTCACGCATAAGTTGTTCAATGGGTTGCTTCCAGTTGATTTTAGCGTTAGGATAGTTAAATAAAATTTCTTGTTGGAGATATTCGAAGTCACTCCTTGTAAATCCTTGTAAAGTTGCAGTGTCGCGGGCACCAACGAAAATTGTAACGACCTCAAACGCATCTTCGGTCGTACCCAAGTATTTTTCACCTTCAAATAGCGCACCCTTAAAAGAAATAAAGAAATTCTTTCGAACATTTTTTACGTCATCATAAAAGTAATATTGGCCTTTTTCATAGGCTTCATCGAGTTTTCGTTTAGGATCGGTTATATATCGAATCGCTTTATAGAATACATAGATAATAAGCGCAATCACTGCAAGTCGAATAAGTAATGGTAACATTTAAAAAATTCCCCCTTGAAGAAAGGTTATTCCTACCTATACGATTGGGGGAGACATTTAGTTTCACTTTATACAAAAAAATTTTAGAAATTTAGGAGAAAAAAATGAACTTACAACAATTATTTACGATGCAAAAAGAACTTGATGATTTTATTGCAAAAACACAAAATATTGAACACGATGTCTTTAAAGAGAAAGGCTTGGCGTTAATGGTTGAGCTTGCGGAGCTTGCCAATGAAACACGTTGCTTTAAGTTTTGGAGTACGAAAGGACCATCAGCGCGCGAAGTAATTTTAGAGGAGTATGTGGATTCAATTCACTTTATTTTATCGCTAGGGCTACTTAAAGGCTATACGGCTATAGAAAAATGGCCAGTTGTGGAAGAGAAGCGTGATTTAACTGAGACATTTTTAATGACACAAAACTATATATTAACATTTATAAGCCACCCAACAGAGCATAGTTATGCAGCAATTTGGCAATGCTATGGGTTACTTGCATATAACCTCGGTTTTACATTTGAGGATGTTGTGTCAGCGTATATTGAAAAAAACGAAGAAAATTATAATCGCCAACGAAGTGGCTATTAATTTACTAGACTAAAAAGTAAAAAAAACATCAATTTTCAGACGACTCACTAGGAATATTTCGGTAAACGAAGTATAATAGAGGGGATACAAGATGTAGGAGGCAAAAGGATGACACAACTAGATTCAACTTTGCAAATGTTTAAAGATTTAACAGATGCGAACGGCATTGCAGGTAACGAGCGTGCACCACGCGAAGTTATGAAAAAATACATCGCACCATACGCAGATGCTGTAGAAACAGATCATTTAGGGAGCGTCATCGCTAAAAAAGTAGGCGATGAAAACGGCCCTAAAATTATGGTAGCAGGCCATTTAGATGAAGTAGGCTTTATGGTCACTCAAATCGATGATAAAGGATTCATCAAATTCCAAACAGTGGGTGGTTGGTGGAGCCAAGTAATGCTTGCGCAACGCGTGACAATTACGACACGCAAAGGTGAAGAAATTATTGGGGTAATCGGTTCTAAACCACCTCATATTTTACCAGCCGATGTACGTAACAAAGTAGTAGACATTAAAGATATGTTTATCGACGTGGGTGCTGCTTCTAAAGAAGAAGTACTTGAATGGGGAGTATGTCCTGGTGACATGGTAACACCTTATTTCGAATTCAATGTAATGAAAAATGAGAAGTATTTATTAGCAAAAGCATGGGATAACCGTATTGGCTGTGCGATTGCCATTGATGTCATGAAGGCATTAAAAGATGAAAAACATCCAAATATCCTATATTCTGTAGGGAACGTACAAGAAGAAGTAGGTCTTCGTGGTGCGAAAACAGCAACTCATAAAATTCAACCAGATATCGGTTTTGCTGTTGATGTTGGTGTTGCAGGTGATACACCAGGGGTAACACCGAAAGAATCGACTAGTAAAATGGGTGCAGGTCCACAAATCGTTGTCTACGATGCATCTATGGTTTCACACCGTGGTTTACGTGAATTTGTTTTAGATGTGGCGGATGAAAACAACATTCCATATCAATTTGAAGCAATGGCTGGTGGCGGCACAGACGCTGGTTCTATCCATGTTACAGCTAATGGTGTACCTGCTTTATCAATCGGTATTGCGACACGTTATATCCACTCACACGCAGGGATTTTACACCGTGATGACTACGATAACGCTGTGAAGTTAATGGTTGAAGTGATCAAAAAATTAGACCGCGATGCAGTAAACAAAATAACATTTGATTAATCATGCTATAATGCAGTTTAGCCTTCTAACAATTTGTTAGAAGGTTTTTTTATATTTTAGCACGCCCTAGAGATACGGGTGGATCTTCTTGCAGTGGATAGAAAGGGATTGTGAAATGGTAATCAATGTTTATTTATTGTAATACGATAAATATTGTATTAAAATCAAATTGAATATAAACCAATGAGGTGTTTTTATGAAAATAGCAACAACTTTGTTTTTAAAAATAGCGGTCATACTAATGGCTATCCCAGTTTTAGCACTGTGTATTTTGCTGGTACCGGAACTAGGGACGCTTTCAGAAAAGTTATTACCTGCGTTTTCTTCAATACAATATATCGTATCGATTATTTTGTATGCATCTTCCATCCCGTTTTACTTTGCTTTATATCAGGCTTTTCAACTATTACGCTACATTGATCAAAACAAAGCCTTCTCGGAACTTTCTGTAAAATCTTTAAAGAAGATTAAATATTGTGCCATTATCATTAGTAGTTTACATGTCCTGATTTTGCCACTTTTTTACCTTTTTGCTGAGAAAGACGATGCACCAGGTGTGATTTTTGTTGGATTGCTTGTACCATTTGCCTCTATGGTGATAGCAGTATTTGCTGCTGTTCTTCAACGACTTTTACAAGAAGCGGTCGAAATTAAATCCGAAAACGACTTAGTTGTTTGAGGAAAGTAACTTAGCATTACCAACTTTTTCAGGAGCAACTTATGTATTTTCTAGTGCTTTATAATAATGCATATAAGCTGTTGCTTGACATTGCTAGGAACAAGACATGTTCAGAAGTATCAGTTAAGGCTTTAAAAGTAATCAAGTTCTGTGCTATTGTTATCAGTGCTTTTGTTGTAGCGGGAATTCTCGTTGTTGCGATTTTTATTAAAGGTGATAGAGTGGAACTGCTGGCATTCGAGTGTCATCACAATCTGAGGTTTTCCCAAACACTTGTATAAAGAAATCGTAGACATAAAATCGGAAAATGATTGAATAGTGTGAGGTTGAGGATATGGCGATTATTATTAACATCGATGTGATGTTAGCTAAACGAAAAATGAGCGTAACAGAGCTTTCGGAAAAGGTTGGCATAACAATGGCGAATCTTTCTATTTTAAAAAATGGAAAGGCAAAAGCAATTCGATTAACTACTTTAGAGTCGATTTGCAAGGCGTTAGACTGTCAGCCTGGCGATATTTTAGAATATCGAAGTGATGCCGAAGAGTAGTAGAATATTTAGAATAGCTTTAAATAACTGCATAAGTGTGACCAGAGCAGGCCTTCGGGTAGGCTCTTTTTTTTATGGCAACAAAACAGGTTATATGAAATGGTTATCAATGTAACTACGGCAGTAGTATGCTGACAATACGTTGTGTATGCATAAATATTCAAATGGACGTATTTTTGTCACAAATAACTGATGAATTCTAATTTTTGAAAATAAACATAAAAATTCAGTTGATTTTATATTTATGCATGTGTATACTAAGTTCAACAGTAACAAAAGTAAGGAGCGAAGGCTATGAAATTATTAGAAGAGGTACAGTTAAAGTTAGTGTCAAGCTTAAAAGGGAAAGACTTACTAACTTTGCTAGACTATACAAGTGAAGAAGTTCAACAGTTAGTTGCACTATCGTCTCAACTAAAAATAATTACAAAAGAAGGTAAATGTCCGAAATTACTTGAAGGTAAAACACTCGGAATGATTTTTGAAAAACATTCAACGCGTACTCGTATTTCATTTGAAGTAGGCATGGAACAATTGGGCGGTAAAGGTATGTTTATGCATGCGCGTGATTTGCAGATTGGACGCGGTGAATCAATTTATGATACTGCACATGTGTTATCAGGTTATTTAGATGGCATTATGATTCGTGCAAACTCTCATGCAATGGTTAAAGAACTAGCCGAGCATGCTACGATTCCTGTTATTAATGGTTTAACGGATATTTATCATCCTTGTCAGGCATTAGCAGATTTAGAAACAATCTTTGAAAATAAAGGTGAATTACAAGGTCTTAAAATTGCCTATGTTGGAGATGGCAACAATGTAGCACACTCATTAGTAGTTGCTTCTGCACATGTAGGGATGCATGTAGCTGTTGCAACGCCTGTTGGCTATGAATGCGATGCGGAAGTTATCGCAAAAGCACAAAAGATTGCAGAGAAAAACGGTAGTACCATTACGATTACAAATGATCCTGTAACAGCAGTCCAAGATGCAGATGTGGTATACGCAGATGTTTGGACATCAATGGGGCAAGAAGAGGAAGCTGCAAAACGTTTACAAGATTTTGCTGGTTATCAAATCAACGATGAACTTGTTGCACATGCAAAGCCAGACTATATGTTCTTACATTGCTTACCAGCTCATCGCGAAGAAGAAGTGGCAACATCAGTTATAGATGGCCCTAATTCTTACATCTTTGAGCAAGCAGAAAATAGACTTCATGCTCAAAAAGCTGTTCTAGCTTCTATTATGGCTTAACGTTAGGCTAGATGACTTTCTTATGGAGAGTTGCTATATAGAGAGTTCACATTGACAACAGTGGGTGTCATCTGTGAATAACATAAAGCGGCATACAGACAGAGGGATGTAGCTGCGCGCGATGTACGTTGTCAAGATGGATGACCTCATCGCTACATAGTGAAAGTAACCTGGGAGACGCTGGGTTGCTTTTTTTTTATTCAAATGGTTATTGATAATAACATAGTTTTCCAATCAGTTATAGAGAAAATTGATGGATATCTATATAATAGGAACAATACGAAATTTTAGGAGGGCTTTATTTGAACATTGATCATATCGAGGCATTTTTATATGTTGTCCATTATAAAAGCATTCATAAGGCTGCCAATGCATTGTTTTTATCACAGCCAACAGTTACAGCTCGTATCAAATCATTGGAACGTGAGTTAAACGTTGAATTATTTTATCGCGATGCAAGAAGTGTCATTTTATCAGAGAAAGGAAAAGATTTTTTACCATTTGCCACACAGATTGTGCAAACATTTCAGCAAGGGAAAAAGCAATTGCAGGAAACGCAAACAATAAATGAAGTATGTATTGGCACGAACGGTGTGACAGCCCAATATTTTTTGGCATATGCCTTACCTAAATGGAAGGAAAGCTTTCCTCACATGCGCTTTCAAATCATCACAGGTCCTACAACAATCCTGTTAGAAAAATTACAGAGTCACCAAATTGATATAGGGTTTATGCAATATGTGCATCGACAAGGAGTATGCAATGAGTTGTTATTAAGCAATGCAGTAAAGCTCGTTATGCATCGGGACCATACTTTGACACAAGGAGTCGTTTTAAAGGCAAAAGAATTAGCGCAGCAAAAAATGGTGTTTTTTGAATGTGGCGCATTTGATTGGAACTATGTCCATAAAATGTTCGAGGTAGAAGGCGTATCGGCAAATATTGAAGTGCGAACAGACCATTTAGAAGTAGCGAAGGCATTTATTCGAACGAAAGGTTATATGAGCTTTTTGCCACATCTATGTGTGAAAAACGAGCTTGAAAGCGGCGAGTTTGTTGAGATTGATGTGAAGCATTTACTCGATATGAACCAGCATATTTTTTTAACTTATTTGAAGAAAGATACACTGGAACCTGCTTTTTGGGACAATATTCTAAATACAGCTATTCAGTTTGAAAATACCCAAACATTTTCATGATAAAAAAATTTATAGCTCAAAAAATTTTTTCTATTATAAGACCTATTGCATAATCGTTTAATGAACGGTAATATCTTCCTCAATCCTATTTTATTTATGCATGTCTGCTTGACAGCATAAGTGAAATATTATTTTTTAACTAAAAACATACTTAACCACTAAGTTTAGTAAAATAAAAATTTTTAAGGAGGAGAACAGGTATGGTGAGACAGGATAAAATTCGATTTGGGGCGATTATTCATGGTGTAGGTGGCAATATTTCGAGCTGGCGACACCCAAAAGTAGCAAGCAATCAAAGTGTTAGCTTGCCGTTTTATATACAACAAGCACAGAAGGCGGAACAAGGGAAGTTTGATGTAGCTTTTATTGCAGATGGTTTATTTATTAATGAAAAGTCAATCCCTCATTTTTTAAATCGTTTTGAGCCGTTAACGTTATTATCGGCACTAGCAGTTTCAACAAATCACATCGGACTTGTAGGAACGGTATCCACTTCATATAGTGAACCATTTACGGTAGCACGACAATTGGCATCACTCGATCATATTAGCAATGGGCGAGCAGGTTGGAATGTGGTGACGACGCCATTAGAGAGCACGGCGTTAAATTATAATAAAACGATTGACCAGCATCCTAGTCATGCAGAACGTTACCAAATTGCTGAGGAATACTTAGAGGTGACAAAGGGACTTTGGGACTCATGGGATGATGATGCTTTTATAGCAGATGTGGAAAATGACGTATTTTTCGATCCAGCAAAGCTACACACCTTACAACATAAGGGGAAATACTTTTCGGTACAAGGCCCGCTTAATATTGCGCGCTCAAAACAAGGGCAACCTGTTATTTTCCAAGCAGGGTCCTCGGATGCAGGTATCCGCTTAGCCGCAAAGGATGCGGATGCCATATTTACGCATGGTGCATCACTCGAAGAAGCACAGAAGTTTTATAAAAGAGTAAAAACGGCGGTTGCAGAAGTTGGACGAAATCCTGATGAAGTGAAGATTTTCCCAGGAATATCACCTATTATCGGAGACACAATCGAAGAAGCCGAGGCAAAGTATCAGGAAATAGTAGAGCTTGTTTCCATTGAACGTGCACTTGCCTATCTTGGTCGTTATTTTGATCATCATGATTTTACTCAGTATGATGTGGATGCATTATTCCCAGAGCTAGGTGACATTGGAGCAAATAGCTTCCGTAGCACGACAGATTATATTAAAACCTATGCTAAAGAAGAAGGGCTCACACTTCGTCAAGTAGCATTACGTGAAGCTACACCGAAAACGACATTTTTTGGTACTGCTGAACGCATTGCGGATTTAGTACAGGAATGGTTTGAAAAAGAAGCAGCGGATGGCTTTATTGTAGCTGTAACAGTGCCTGATGCACTTGATGATTTTGTCGATAAAGTTGTACCCATCTTGCAGTCACGAGGTCTATACAGAGAGCAATATGAGGCAGATACATTGCGAGGTAATTTAGGATTACCATTTAAAGAAAGTCGTTATGTCACACAGTCTGTTTGAAAACCAAGTAAACTTATTTGAATAAATATATTTCAAGGAGGTATTGTATGAGTTATTCTTTAGGCATTTTAGACCAAAGCCCAATTATCGACAATGCGACAAACGAGCAAGCATTGCAAAATACAGTCGCTTTAGCACAAAGGG
This genomic interval from Lysinibacillus sphaericus contains the following:
- a CDS encoding DUF2975 domain-containing protein is translated as MKIATTLFLKIAVILMAIPVLALCILLVPELGTLSEKLLPAFSSIQYIVSIILYASSIPFYFALYQAFQLLRYIDQNKAFSELSVKSLKKIKYCAIIISSLHVLILPLFYLFAEKDDAPGVIFVGLLVPFASMVIAVFAAVLQRLLQEAVEIKSENDLVV
- a CDS encoding DUF2975 domain-containing protein; amino-acid sequence: MYFLVLYNNAYKLLLDIARNKTCSEVSVKALKVIKFCAIVISAFVVAGILVVAIFIKGDRVELLAFECHHNLRFSQTLV
- a CDS encoding M42 family metallopeptidase, with translation MTQLDSTLQMFKDLTDANGIAGNERAPREVMKKYIAPYADAVETDHLGSVIAKKVGDENGPKIMVAGHLDEVGFMVTQIDDKGFIKFQTVGGWWSQVMLAQRVTITTRKGEEIIGVIGSKPPHILPADVRNKVVDIKDMFIDVGAASKEEVLEWGVCPGDMVTPYFEFNVMKNEKYLLAKAWDNRIGCAIAIDVMKALKDEKHPNILYSVGNVQEEVGLRGAKTATHKIQPDIGFAVDVGVAGDTPGVTPKESTSKMGAGPQIVVYDASMVSHRGLREFVLDVADENNIPYQFEAMAGGGTDAGSIHVTANGVPALSIGIATRYIHSHAGILHRDDYDNAVKLMVEVIKKLDRDAVNKITFD
- the argF gene encoding ornithine carbamoyltransferase, with translation MKLLEEVQLKLVSSLKGKDLLTLLDYTSEEVQQLVALSSQLKIITKEGKCPKLLEGKTLGMIFEKHSTRTRISFEVGMEQLGGKGMFMHARDLQIGRGESIYDTAHVLSGYLDGIMIRANSHAMVKELAEHATIPVINGLTDIYHPCQALADLETIFENKGELQGLKIAYVGDGNNVAHSLVVASAHVGMHVAVATPVGYECDAEVIAKAQKIAEKNGSTITITNDPVTAVQDADVVYADVWTSMGQEEEAAKRLQDFAGYQINDELVAHAKPDYMFLHCLPAHREEEVATSVIDGPNSYIFEQAENRLHAQKAVLASIMA
- a CDS encoding dUTP diphosphatase, giving the protein MNLQQLFTMQKELDDFIAKTQNIEHDVFKEKGLALMVELAELANETRCFKFWSTKGPSAREVILEEYVDSIHFILSLGLLKGYTAIEKWPVVEEKRDLTETFLMTQNYILTFISHPTEHSYAAIWQCYGLLAYNLGFTFEDVVSAYIEKNEENYNRQRSGY
- a CDS encoding DUF1294 domain-containing protein — encoded protein: MAQALLAYMAIVSVVLLVMMGMDKSRAKKHEWRIAERTLFTLAIAGGAVGGVLGMYLFRHKTRHNSFAFGFPLIAAIQIFIIVQLWSSSL
- a CDS encoding helix-turn-helix domain-containing protein produces the protein MAIIINIDVMLAKRKMSVTELSEKVGITMANLSILKNGKAKAIRLTTLESICKALDCQPGDILEYRSDAEE
- the rpmI gene encoding 50S ribosomal protein L35, whose product is MPKMKTHRGAAKRFKKTGSGKLKYDRAYGSHLFANKSTKQKRHLRKGKVVSSGDFKRIKSLLVYMK
- a CDS encoding LysR family transcriptional regulator, with protein sequence MNIDHIEAFLYVVHYKSIHKAANALFLSQPTVTARIKSLERELNVELFYRDARSVILSEKGKDFLPFATQIVQTFQQGKKQLQETQTINEVCIGTNGVTAQYFLAYALPKWKESFPHMRFQIITGPTTILLEKLQSHQIDIGFMQYVHRQGVCNELLLSNAVKLVMHRDHTLTQGVVLKAKELAQQKMVFFECGAFDWNYVHKMFEVEGVSANIEVRTDHLEVAKAFIRTKGYMSFLPHLCVKNELESGEFVEIDVKHLLDMNQHIFLTYLKKDTLEPAFWDNILNTAIQFENTQTFS
- a CDS encoding LLM class flavin-dependent oxidoreductase, which gives rise to MVRQDKIRFGAIIHGVGGNISSWRHPKVASNQSVSLPFYIQQAQKAEQGKFDVAFIADGLFINEKSIPHFLNRFEPLTLLSALAVSTNHIGLVGTVSTSYSEPFTVARQLASLDHISNGRAGWNVVTTPLESTALNYNKTIDQHPSHAERYQIAEEYLEVTKGLWDSWDDDAFIADVENDVFFDPAKLHTLQHKGKYFSVQGPLNIARSKQGQPVIFQAGSSDAGIRLAAKDADAIFTHGASLEEAQKFYKRVKTAVAEVGRNPDEVKIFPGISPIIGDTIEEAEAKYQEIVELVSIERALAYLGRYFDHHDFTQYDVDALFPELGDIGANSFRSTTDYIKTYAKEEGLTLRQVALREATPKTTFFGTAERIADLVQEWFEKEAADGFIVAVTVPDALDDFVDKVVPILQSRGLYREQYEADTLRGNLGLPFKESRYVTQSV
- the rplT gene encoding 50S ribosomal protein L20, with the translated sequence MPRVKGGTVTRKRRKKVLKLAKGYYGSKHTLYKVANQAVMKSGQYAYRDRRQKKRDFRKLWITRINAAARMNGLSYSRLMHGLKVAGIEVNRKMLADLAVTDAAAFTQLAEAAKKAVAK